In the Glycine max cultivar Williams 82 chromosome 6, Glycine_max_v4.0, whole genome shotgun sequence genome, AAGcaataagttttaattgtttAGAATGAGAATTAGTCTCATAATTGATACAAAGAGTCAAAGCTTATAGACACAGTCATACCAAGGAATTCAAGACCATACTTAGAAtgattacaaaaatttaattacttttttatcattttagttattaaatatatgttaatattataattgtaatcacaagttattttgaattttgtactAATATGATTATTGATATAACTTTCAAATTTTTCAAAGTCTAAAATGAGACAACATTTTATAATCTTAAAGactaaaatagtaatttatttcttttaaaaatgataaccaaagagaaaaacatagatgacacttttaatttttatatgagtAAATTACATTCTTAAAGATGGTAtaacatttttcaaataattaaaagatggtattaatataatatatagtgaGGTGTGAgtgtatatattttcaaaaacttaatgagattaatataaaaataaaaaaaggaaaatttttatgtaattctacAAAATCTTAGAAATAACTAATGTCTCTTTATTATGATTCTTACCACACACACTCTCTCaatttttcaagaatcaaggcATATGCCAATATGAACGAGACTCCACTGGACCCTATAAAAactggagagagagagagaagaaaaataaaaaaataaataaaaagcataGAAATTTCTCtgcagaaaaggaaaaacatttattatattttccgTGTGATATGTTATTAGCGAccagtgctttttttttttttttttttccttttctgtcgTGAAAACATTGTAGGTTGTGTTGTATTGTATCCGTTCTGCGGAGATAAAGCTGTAGCGGGTCTCATTTCTTGTGTTTGGAGGTACCCAACTTGCGAGATTCCATCATTTTTCATGTCTTAGATTTCATTTCACAAGAGTGAGCAATTAATTCCCAACAAagaaaactttatttttctttttcttctccaatGCCAGAAAATTAAAGGGTCGTGTTCGTTTGTTGTTGTAGTAAACTGTGTGGGCGTTATCTTCGATTTTTTTTTCCGCTCAAAAGGGTAGCGTTTGTTGGTGTAATAATAAACTGTGATTGTTGTCTCTAGCATTTGAAGTTCCGAGAAAGTTGCGAATTtccctttttttgatttcctcttggtgtgggtaTTCTAAGGTTCTTATTTAGTTATTCTTGTGTGTTTTCAAGTGTTGTTGGGGACTCTGAGGAGTGGTTTTTTGTGGTTTTGACTTTAGAGTAGTGAATGGTGGGGTTTTTGGTTTGTGAGAAGGAATATGTGTGTGGTGATGTTTAGCTTGAAGTGGTGCTTAGTTTGTTATTGCTAGAAAAGTTGAAGGGTATTTCTCTAATTCATGGAAAGTTCTTGCCTTTGTTTGAAAGAAAAGGGGTGACTTGTGCTGTTGAGTTTGAGTAGGGACTGTGGCAGGAAGGGTAAAATGGATTTATGGGTTGTTGCAGCTGCTGCTGGAGCTGGTTATTTGGCTAAATATTGGAACAGGATTTCAAAAAATGGCGATGGCTCGTGTCACATAGCTTTGGAGGATTCGTGTTTTGAGAATCCTGGGCCCCCTAGCTGCTCCTCTCCATTCACCAAACAAGCGCGAAGAGATGAGTTTGGCAATGATTTTTGTTATGATGGAAGAGCTTTAGAAGGGAAGTCTTCAGATCTGAACACAATGGATGGTCTTTTGACAGGAGAAGTGGCTTCTACCAGAGGGATTGATGGCGAAAAATTGCGACATTTTCGGAATTATAACAAGCATGATGTGCTATCTTTATCAAATTTAGCAATGCCATTATCACCATatgatgatgttgatgatgttgatgatggAAATGAGCAAAGCTCTGGCTTTGTTGGTGACCATGGTTTCCTTTTTCCAGATTCTTCTGCTGAAGTGGTTCCTATCAACAACTCTTCTGGACATAAAACCTTTCTCAAGATGAAGCATTTGTCTGGGCGTGCTAATAGACCTTTAAGTTCATTGGAAAGTTGCTTTATGGCTCAGCTGTACAAGGAGCATGCCGAAACAGaagaatatgtttttagttctcTTTCATCACCGTCCACTGCCACGAGGTCATTTCTTGTAAGCAATGGAAGCCAAATAATCAACAGAGCAAATAATAATCTGTTCAGCGTGCCGATTGGAAGCAAGGAATATAAGTTGCAAAAAGAAGCTGGTCAAGTAAAGGATGAAAATGTATTTGGGGTTTCTTCCTTGCCAAAAATCATATCAGTAAATGATACTAAGGAGACATTTAATGCAGTCATTGGGAGAAGTCGAAGATTGAGCTCTTCCGACAATGTATCAAGTGGAAAAATCATCCGTACTCAACAATTTGGTATATTCCCTGATTTAAACAATACTTCCTTAGCCTGTGCTGTGTTGCAAATGTTTGATTTATGTATTTCTTGTTCATGGCTATGTTTAGAACTTTTTCTTTCCTTGATTTAAACAATACCTCCTTAGCCTGTGCTGTGTTGCAAATGTTTGATTTATGTATTTCTTGTTCATGGCTATGTTTAGAACTTTTTCTTTTGTGGTAGCAATAACACACTCGTTAGTTTCTTGAGGAAAAGATCAGCCTttcaatatgatattttttagattttttggtATCATGTTTAGTTACTGTCTCCTCCTGTTTTGTGAGAATGAAAATTGTAAAGgaatcttgttttatttttctcatggattaagttataaatatagatatttgaTATTTCTATGCAATTTACTAATCTTTGAGAATGAGGCTTATAAGTTATATTAAAATGGAGTGGCTTCTAAACTAgtttaaacttcaaattttaaagtcCTTTCATATTGGAGGGATATTGTAGCTTTTTGTTTCTCTATTCACGACAATTGATAATTTGATATTGAAACACACCATAGAGTATCTCATTCTTCCTTTGCAAATGGATTTTTCATGGGAACTGAAGGTGGAATGAGCAAAGGGTATTATTATCTGATCTTTAATGTTTTGATTAAGCCTAACTTTCTAAATTCTAACCCAAAAATATCTTCTGCATTGACAACTGCAAATATTGATCTTTGAAATGAATTAGGTTGCTATTTATTTCATGGGTGGACAACATGTATTACTTTGATAACTACATTTATTAACACATCTGTATTCATCAGATAAAACATTTCTCTTCAGTCTTGGGATTTCTTTCGGGATGATAACTTCCATCATGgcaaataaaagagaaatagacAAGTTAAGAGAGTTGTTGAAGCAGAATGAAAACTTGGTTCAAGATCTACAAGAGGAACTGGAAATGAAAGATTCAATGACTGTAAAGGAGTTACAGAATGAAAATTATGGTTCACTGGATACATTGGATCATTCTTCATATGACAAGGAGCTAAATGAATTTTCCCCTGAAAAGCATGTGGATAACTCTCCAAGAATTGACTCCAAAGAATCATATCATCAAAAGGTAGAACAAAGTTCAGAGTCCATGAGCAAAATTGAAGCTGAGCTTGAAGCTGAACTTGAGAGATTGGGGTTGGATATGAATGCATCAAGCCTAGAAGGAAAACTATCCGAGCTTGTTGAGGTAAGAATAAATGTTATATCTTCACATTTCCACAATTCCTAATAATTACATTATCCTTTACGACAAAACATTGTCttgaaatatatttgttttgatgtcttttattattagtttttccaTGCATTCTCCTCCTAACACCGCCTATGATATCATAGCCAGTCCCAAGTCTGGGTAaagaaagagagttgtgcttggcCTTCAGCAGCTAACGACAGATTTTGTGTGCCATGTGTTCACCTCCTAGTTTAGTTGGTCTCAACCTTGGATGTGgaggaaataaaaaatggaatggAAATGTGATCCCTTCTGATTTATGTGTCTTGAAAGAGATGTTATGTTACTCAATTCCTCCCTGTTTACCTGTTTTCAGTTTTCACCTGTACTGAGAATACAAAGTATAACCTTGATCTGTAACATGAAAGATGAATTACAAACTTCCACTTGTTCTGACTTATGCTGCAACATGAGTTTTTAATTCGtatgactaatttattctagTAGAAACCAGAATTGCAGCTATAACTAGCAATTGACTTGCATTGGCTTGCTAAGTAACACAATGAACAAGTAATCTTTGCACGGCTATAGATATTGGTTTTAGTTCTCTTTGCCAATTTTATATGCCTTGTTTTTCTTGGAAGTTCCAATGCATCTTTTTGTGGTTGAAGTCAATGGTTCTTAAATGGATTAATGGGTGTTAATGGTGCACAAATTCTTGCAGCTTGACCCAGAGTTTGTAGCAGATTTTTCTCAAGGTGAGTTGCGAGCTGACATGGTCAGTGGGAAAGATTCTCTCCATCCAAAATCAAATGAGGATGCTGGTGATGCAACACCTCTCCCTGCCAACTATGCAGTTTTGCCTCATGAACTGAGTTTGCGTTTGCATGAAGTTATACAATCCCAACTTGAGCAACGCGTGAAAGAACTTGAGATTGCCCTTGAAAATAGCCAGAGGAAAGTACAGCTTTTCGAATCAAAGCAAGAGAGTTATCTTCAAAAGGCATCTTCCTTTAGTAAAGAAAATGATGATTGTGACCTTATGTCCCAGCCCTTAATCCTCAATTTATCAGGTGAAGCTCTAGATGCATACAATGAAGCCTACGAAGAACTAATAAAGATAAATGACTCTGAAGAAAATTCACCATTAGGCATCCATGATAGTAGTGACCACCAGGAAGATTCACATGCAAATGATTGGCATGCATTAGGGGTTCAACATGGTGGAGCAAATGGTTCTAGTAAGGTAACAATGATGGAAGGGAGCATTTATGAATTAGATGGTACTGCAGATGAAACTTGTGGTTTTGATGATACTGAGGTGGAACAGCAATTGATTAGGCAAATTGTTGAAAGGACCAAGAAAGGTTCTCCTGTTTTTAAAAATGCACAAAGGATATTATATTCTGTGTATGAAGATGAACAATGATATCAAATAGTTTTTAGGCATCTAGGAATAGAAAAAGAGTAACATTTATTAATACCAAAAAGCTTCCTTTATTTTCACCTTTTCCCCTGCTTATAAATTCTTTTAACTCAAAAGCAAAAGGCCTAAATCCTTCCACCAAAGATTCATAACTCAAGTTGTTTCATTGGCCTATAAAGTGTATGTTTGGATTAAT is a window encoding:
- the LOC100801395 gene encoding uncharacterized protein; this encodes MDLWVVAAAAGAGYLAKYWNRISKNGDGSCHIALEDSCFENPGPPSCSSPFTKQARRDEFGNDFCYDGRALEGKSSDLNTMDGLLTGEVASTRGIDGEKLRHFRNYNKHDVLSLSNLAMPLSPYDDVDDVDDGNEQSSGFVGDHGFLFPDSSAEVVPINNSSGHKTFLKMKHLSGRANRPLSSLESCFMAQLYKEHAETEEYVFSSLSSPSTATRSFLVSNGSQIINRANNNLFSVPIGSKEYKLQKEAGQVKDENVFGVSSLPKIISVNDTKETFNAVIGRSRRLSSSDNVSSGKIIRTQQFDKTFLFSLGISFGMITSIMANKREIDKLRELLKQNENLVQDLQEELEMKDSMTVKELQNENYGSLDTLDHSSYDKELNEFSPEKHVDNSPRIDSKESYHQKVEQSSESMSKIEAELEAELERLGLDMNASSLEGKLSELVELDPEFVADFSQGELRADMVSGKDSLHPKSNEDAGDATPLPANYAVLPHELSLRLHEVIQSQLEQRVKELEIALENSQRKVQLFESKQESYLQKASSFSKENDDCDLMSQPLILNLSGEALDAYNEAYEELIKINDSEENSPLGIHDSSDHQEDSHANDWHALGVQHGGANGSSKVTMMEGSIYELDGTADETCGFDDTEVEQQLIRQIVERTKKGSPVFKNAQRILYSVYEDEQ